One window of Maridesulfovibrio ferrireducens genomic DNA carries:
- a CDS encoding endonuclease MutS2 — protein MESRSLQLLEFPKVLKVLSNFAVSSSGAQACLDLSPMREADTINSVSRFFRQGHNFSKETGFRLSIFPPLEGLFEFLIKPSNILDTDALFALVQTLGQARLLKEALSIAEKREWDCIVEFLEGIVWPEKTFSGLKRCIDPDGHIRDESSPELYDVRQSLRGLHQRCSKKVRDYIHGEDISRFMQDDFMTISSDRYVLPLKSNFKGRLQGIIHSYSNTGETCYFEPLFLVELNNTMQELKQKERLEELKVLTYLTGLVRAEHVECEAAYGFLVDYDVLQAKISFAESLGAVAVDVEAGAGFNFQGARHPLLVAADMGVHPLNIELPSEQRVLIISGGNAGGKTVCLKTVGLLAVMAFSGIPVTVDKGSILPLFKNIFVSIGDEQSLEENVSTFSAQIQAISRIWDSMDSSTLFILDEFGSGTDPAQGAALAQAVIDGLLENKVTCFAATHFPALKTYALVTEGVRAASVLFDPGTKKPLFRIAYDQVGASIALDVAREHGFPECLITKAEQYLLMEGSETGSVMSRLNDLAVSRELELEELDREREKLRIKRAKFEERFEKERIAVLNDVKAQAQAVLKEWQDGKIGRKVALKKLADARGKIGGDSKPKIEAKAFSYDDIEVGTDILNINWDRKGIVLEKDDRKKRVKVDMDGVAMWMPADQLGPVKKDGQINRPQISPVEASSHGDMALKVDLRGKRADIAISELGKFFDQALLRGATTIEVVHGRGTGALRREVHIFLDNNPTVASYALAPEDQGGDGMTLVELV, from the coding sequence ATGGAGTCGAGATCTCTTCAATTACTTGAGTTTCCAAAGGTTCTCAAAGTACTCTCAAATTTTGCTGTGTCTTCTTCCGGAGCACAGGCATGTCTTGACCTTTCTCCAATGCGGGAAGCAGATACTATCAATTCCGTGTCCCGTTTTTTTAGACAAGGACATAATTTTTCAAAGGAAACCGGTTTCCGACTCAGCATCTTTCCTCCGCTTGAGGGACTTTTTGAGTTTCTGATTAAGCCTTCGAATATTCTCGATACTGATGCTCTTTTTGCTCTTGTACAGACTCTCGGGCAGGCTCGTTTGCTTAAAGAAGCTCTTTCTATTGCTGAAAAAAGAGAATGGGATTGTATTGTTGAATTTTTAGAGGGTATAGTCTGGCCTGAAAAAACTTTTTCCGGTTTGAAACGCTGTATTGATCCTGATGGACATATCCGTGATGAAAGTTCTCCTGAACTTTATGATGTCAGGCAGTCACTCAGAGGTCTTCACCAGCGCTGTTCAAAGAAAGTTCGAGATTACATTCACGGTGAGGACATCAGTCGTTTCATGCAGGACGATTTTATGACTATCTCATCTGATCGTTATGTTCTGCCGCTCAAATCAAATTTCAAAGGCCGGTTGCAGGGAATTATTCACAGTTATTCAAATACTGGTGAAACCTGTTATTTCGAGCCGCTGTTTCTGGTGGAACTTAACAACACCATGCAGGAGCTTAAGCAGAAGGAAAGACTGGAAGAGCTTAAGGTTTTGACTTATCTTACAGGGCTTGTCCGCGCTGAACATGTAGAATGTGAAGCGGCATATGGTTTTCTTGTTGATTACGATGTGCTTCAAGCAAAAATCAGTTTTGCTGAGTCTCTAGGTGCTGTTGCTGTTGATGTTGAAGCCGGTGCCGGATTTAATTTTCAGGGAGCTCGTCATCCTTTGCTGGTTGCAGCAGATATGGGTGTGCATCCTTTAAATATTGAACTTCCGTCTGAGCAGCGTGTTCTTATTATAAGCGGCGGTAATGCAGGTGGTAAAACAGTCTGTCTTAAAACCGTGGGGCTTCTTGCTGTTATGGCTTTCAGCGGAATTCCTGTCACTGTTGATAAGGGTTCAATACTTCCGCTATTTAAAAATATTTTTGTCAGTATTGGCGATGAACAGTCTCTTGAGGAAAATGTAAGTACATTTTCTGCGCAAATTCAGGCTATCAGTAGAATTTGGGACTCAATGGATTCATCGACACTTTTTATTCTTGATGAGTTCGGGTCCGGTACAGACCCTGCACAGGGAGCTGCTCTTGCTCAGGCTGTTATTGACGGTTTGCTCGAGAATAAAGTTACTTGTTTCGCTGCAACTCATTTTCCTGCGCTTAAAACTTATGCCCTTGTAACCGAGGGAGTAAGAGCTGCGAGTGTTCTTTTTGATCCGGGTACTAAAAAACCTTTGTTCAGAATTGCGTACGATCAGGTCGGTGCATCCATTGCTCTTGATGTTGCGCGTGAGCATGGTTTCCCTGAGTGTTTAATTACTAAGGCGGAACAATATCTGCTTATGGAAGGTTCGGAGACCGGTTCGGTTATGTCTCGCTTAAATGACCTTGCTGTCAGCCGTGAGTTGGAACTTGAGGAGCTGGACAGGGAACGTGAAAAACTTCGTATTAAGCGTGCAAAGTTTGAAGAAAGGTTCGAAAAAGAACGTATTGCTGTTTTAAATGATGTTAAAGCTCAGGCTCAGGCTGTTTTAAAAGAGTGGCAGGACGGGAAAATTGGACGCAAAGTAGCTCTGAAAAAACTTGCTGATGCCCGCGGAAAAATCGGTGGCGACAGTAAGCCTAAAATCGAAGCTAAGGCTTTTTCATATGATGATATCGAGGTTGGTACAGATATTTTAAATATCAATTGGGACCGCAAGGGTATTGTTCTTGAAAAAGATGACCGAAAGAAAAGGGTGAAGGTTGATATGGACGGTGTCGCAATGTGGATGCCTGCTGATCAACTCGGACCGGTAAAAAAAGACGGACAGATTAACCGTCCTCAGATATCTCCGGTGGAAGCTTCTTCTCATGGAGATATGGCTCTTAAGGTTGACCTGCGTGGAAAACGTGCTGATATAGCAATAAGCGAACTTGGTAAATTTTTCGATCAGGCGTTACTGCGCGGAGCAACAACTATTGAAGTTGTTCATGGGCGTGGAACAGGGGCTTTAAGACGCGAAGTTCATATTTTTCTGGATAATAATCCGACGGTTGCAAGTTATGCTCTCGCTCCTGAGGATCAGGGCGGGGACGGTATGACTTTGGTCGAATTGGTTTAG
- a CDS encoding GatB/YqeY domain-containing protein: MSLIEQIDKDYIAAYKAKDDVKKAVLRHLKTAIKNRMVDGGGEVTDEDVLDLVAKQIKQRKDAIEQYESAGRPELAEKEAVEIVALSGYMPPELSSEELEAAVEKAIAELGASSIKDMGKVMQAITAAHKGQFDGKVLSGLVRSRLS, encoded by the coding sequence ATGAGTCTTATTGAGCAGATTGATAAAGACTATATCGCGGCTTATAAAGCCAAAGACGATGTAAAAAAGGCTGTTTTGAGGCATCTCAAGACAGCTATAAAAAATCGCATGGTCGACGGCGGTGGCGAAGTCACCGACGAAGATGTGCTTGATCTTGTTGCAAAGCAGATTAAGCAGCGAAAGGACGCCATTGAACAGTACGAAAGTGCTGGACGCCCTGAACTGGCCGAGAAAGAGGCTGTAGAAATTGTTGCCCTTTCAGGTTACATGCCACCCGAGCTTTCTTCAGAGGAACTCGAGGCAGCTGTAGAAAAGGCAATTGCCGAACTCGGTGCATCTTCTATCAAGGATATGGGTAAAGTGATGCAGGCCATCACGGCTGCTCATAAGGGACAGTTTGACGGAAAAGTTCTTAGCGGACTTGTACGTTCACGTCTTTCCTGA
- the rpsU gene encoding 30S ribosomal protein S21 — MPGVYLEDSDNFEIALRRFKKQVEKAGVLSELKKRQHYEKPSVQRKKKKAAARKRLIKKMRKMSMG, encoded by the coding sequence TTGCCCGGTGTATACCTTGAAGATTCTGATAATTTCGAAATAGCTCTTCGCCGTTTTAAAAAACAGGTTGAAAAAGCTGGAGTTCTTTCTGAACTCAAAAAACGTCAGCACTATGAGAAACCTAGCGTACAGCGTAAGAAGAAAAAAGCTGCCGCACGCAAAAGGTTGATTAAAAAAATGCGCAAAATGTCAATGGGTTAA
- a CDS encoding HU family DNA-binding protein, which translates to MSSFKEEGQMTKAELVVKIAEKAGMTKADAERCLNYFLDTVEETLVNEGKLTLTGFGTFQVDERKERVGRNPRTGDEIKIPACKVVKFRPGKLLKDAVK; encoded by the coding sequence ATTTCCAGTTTTAAGGAGGAAGGACAGATGACTAAGGCTGAACTAGTAGTAAAGATTGCTGAGAAAGCAGGTATGACTAAAGCTGACGCAGAGCGTTGCCTCAACTATTTTCTCGACACAGTTGAAGAAACTCTTGTAAACGAAGGCAAGTTGACCCTTACAGGTTTCGGAACTTTTCAGGTAGATGAAAGAAAAGAGCGCGTTGGTCGTAATCCTCGTACTGGCGATGAAATTAAAATTCCCGCTTGTAAAGTTGTTAAATTCCGTCCCGGCAAGCTGCTCAAAGACGCTGTAAAATAA
- the rsmA gene encoding 16S rRNA (adenine(1518)-N(6)/adenine(1519)-N(6))-dimethyltransferase RsmA, with translation MEVRHKAKKSLGQNFLQDDNIARKIVDSLKISEGDSVIEIGPGRGALTKHILEASPKKLMLIEMDRYLAPALAEEYPTAEVVQEDALKFLWEELDSGENWKIIGNLPYNVASKIMWDIASKSPAVNCVFMVQHEVGLRITAKQGSRKYGGISAWIQSFCQTQYLFQVPPTVFKPKPKVDSAVIKFYSLPNSEKPSDPEGLASLIKFCFQYRRKQLGNTLKSFVSDSLLQWMEEEGITLKDRPEALSPLQFQGLYNCIKKDFPS, from the coding sequence GTGGAAGTCAGACATAAGGCGAAGAAGAGTTTAGGTCAGAATTTTTTACAAGATGATAATATAGCTCGTAAAATTGTGGACAGTCTTAAGATTTCAGAAGGTGATTCTGTTATTGAGATTGGTCCCGGGCGTGGTGCTTTGACCAAGCATATACTGGAAGCATCTCCTAAAAAGCTGATGCTTATTGAGATGGACAGGTATCTTGCGCCTGCGCTTGCAGAAGAGTATCCGACTGCAGAAGTTGTTCAGGAAGATGCTCTAAAATTTTTATGGGAAGAGCTTGATTCTGGTGAAAATTGGAAAATTATCGGTAACTTGCCATATAATGTGGCGTCAAAAATTATGTGGGATATTGCTTCCAAGAGTCCAGCTGTAAATTGTGTTTTTATGGTGCAGCATGAAGTGGGTCTCAGAATCACTGCTAAACAGGGTTCTCGAAAATATGGCGGGATCAGCGCATGGATACAAAGTTTTTGTCAAACTCAGTATCTTTTTCAAGTTCCCCCCACCGTTTTTAAGCCAAAACCGAAAGTGGACTCCGCAGTCATAAAATTTTATTCATTGCCAAATAGTGAAAAACCCAGTGATCCCGAGGGGCTTGCAAGCCTCATAAAATTCTGTTTCCAGTATAGGAGGAAACAGTTAGGTAACACACTGAAATCATTCGTTTCTGATTCTTTGTTACAGTGGATGGAGGAAGAGGGTATTACACTCAAAGATCGGCCCGAAGCCTTGTCTCCTCTGCAGTTTCAAGGGTTGTATAATTGCATTAAAAAAGATTTTCCCTCTTGA
- a CDS encoding NCS2 family permease — MINYLNKYFKIDEYGSTISREIIAGMTTFATMAYIIVVNPKILEAAGIPFGPSMVATIISAFFGTMAMGLYAKRPFAVAPYMGENAFIAFTVVKVMGYSWQTAIGAIFIGGVLFVIFTTTGIRSWMISAIPKNLKNAFVVGIGLFLTFIGLNTTGIVTIGVPGAPIHLGNLSNPSTLLAIGCFFLMAMLMAKKISGAIIIGIIATTIAAFFLKIAQPPTEYFSMPPSLEPTFLQLDITGSFTWGFISVILTVFILDFLDTMGTLYAVSYRAGLLDKNGDLPQIEKPLLVDALTTVLASLLGTTTTGVFVESATGIEAGGRTGLTAVTTAMLFLAALFLEPVLTTIPPCAYGPSLIIVGMLMIAPCKNLEVDDISELVPAFLVIALMSFTYNLGTGMTAGFIAYPFMKTVTGKIREISAGLWMLCFLSVLFFLTCPH, encoded by the coding sequence ATGATAAATTATCTCAATAAATATTTTAAAATAGACGAATACGGTTCAACAATCAGCCGTGAAATAATTGCCGGAATGACCACATTTGCCACGATGGCTTACATAATTGTCGTCAATCCAAAGATTCTGGAGGCGGCCGGTATTCCCTTCGGCCCGAGCATGGTTGCAACGATTATCAGTGCTTTTTTCGGAACAATGGCCATGGGTTTATATGCAAAACGGCCCTTTGCTGTCGCCCCGTATATGGGAGAAAACGCTTTCATTGCCTTCACTGTTGTAAAAGTTATGGGTTACAGTTGGCAAACAGCAATCGGTGCCATTTTTATCGGCGGTGTCCTTTTTGTCATTTTCACAACTACAGGCATCAGATCCTGGATGATTTCAGCGATTCCTAAAAATTTAAAAAATGCTTTTGTCGTCGGCATAGGACTTTTTCTAACTTTTATCGGCCTCAATACCACCGGAATTGTAACTATAGGCGTGCCTGGAGCCCCGATACATCTGGGAAACCTCTCAAATCCATCAACACTTCTTGCCATAGGATGCTTTTTCCTCATGGCTATGCTCATGGCTAAAAAAATCAGTGGGGCCATAATTATCGGCATTATCGCAACAACTATCGCAGCCTTCTTTTTAAAAATAGCCCAGCCGCCAACCGAATATTTCAGCATGCCTCCTTCACTCGAACCGACATTTTTACAACTTGATATTACAGGTTCTTTCACATGGGGATTTATTTCAGTAATTCTGACCGTTTTTATTCTCGATTTTCTGGACACGATGGGAACCCTCTATGCGGTCTCATATCGCGCTGGACTTCTTGATAAAAACGGTGATTTACCTCAAATCGAAAAACCACTTTTAGTTGATGCGCTTACTACGGTTTTAGCCTCACTTTTAGGCACAACAACGACTGGAGTTTTCGTTGAATCCGCAACAGGGATAGAAGCTGGTGGAAGGACTGGTTTAACTGCTGTTACAACTGCCATGCTGTTTCTAGCCGCACTTTTCTTAGAGCCTGTTCTAACAACCATCCCCCCCTGCGCATACGGGCCAAGCCTAATTATCGTAGGCATGCTCATGATCGCCCCGTGCAAAAATCTCGAAGTAGACGACATTTCGGAACTTGTTCCCGCATTTTTAGTTATCGCCTTGATGAGTTTCACCTATAATCTCGGAACCGGAATGACCGCCGGATTCATCGCTTACCCGTTTATGAAAACTGTAACCGGGAAAATACGCGAGATATCCGCAGGCCTGTGGATGCTATGCTTTTTATCAGTACTATTCTTCCTAACTTGCCCGCATTAA
- a CDS encoding adenine phosphoribosyltransferase: MNLRKYIRDVPNFPKEGIVYFDITPLLADPTAFQYTIDMMAEKFSDYKADKIAAAEARGFIFGAPLAYKLGIGFVPIRKPGKLPYDTVSVSYDLEYGSDSLSMHIDAVSAGEDVLLIDDVLATGGTAEGMIKLIEKAGGIVSGIGFLTELGFLDGQSKLNGVPNGHLVKL; encoded by the coding sequence ATGAATTTGAGGAAATATATCCGCGATGTACCTAATTTCCCTAAAGAAGGTATCGTATACTTTGACATTACCCCCCTGTTGGCAGACCCAACAGCTTTTCAGTACACCATAGACATGATGGCTGAAAAATTCAGCGACTACAAAGCTGATAAAATTGCAGCAGCTGAAGCACGGGGATTTATATTCGGCGCACCTTTGGCATATAAACTCGGAATCGGGTTTGTACCCATCCGCAAGCCCGGAAAACTGCCTTACGATACTGTTTCCGTAAGCTATGATCTGGAATATGGATCAGACAGCCTGAGCATGCACATTGACGCTGTCAGCGCCGGCGAAGATGTTCTGCTTATTGATGATGTTCTAGCTACAGGCGGAACAGCAGAAGGCATGATCAAACTCATTGAAAAAGCTGGCGGTATCGTATCTGGGATAGGTTTCCTTACTGAACTTGGATTTCTGGACGGACAAAGCAAACTAAACGGTGTTCCTAACGGCCACCTTGTTAAGCTTTAA
- the mtnP gene encoding S-methyl-5'-thioadenosine phosphorylase produces the protein MAVIGIIGGSGLDNPDIIKNAKDSVITNKWGKPSSPIKSGIISGTEVHIIGRHGREHIIPPTYVNNRANIQALKDLGCDYILATTAVGSLKEEIDRGHLVIIDQFIDFTRRRDLTFHETFEPHAPAHTPMAEPFDNFLRDKMSESCRDLGITTHDKGTVVTIEGPRFSTRAESHMFRAWGADIINMSTAPEAILANEAGIPYAAVAMSTDYDCWKTDEEPVTWDDILKIFQENAQKVTSMLIKTIEKIG, from the coding sequence ATGGCAGTAATCGGAATAATCGGCGGCAGTGGACTGGACAATCCCGATATTATTAAAAATGCAAAAGACTCCGTTATCACCAACAAATGGGGTAAGCCAAGTTCTCCAATAAAATCCGGAATAATTTCTGGAACCGAGGTTCACATTATTGGACGCCACGGAAGAGAACACATTATTCCGCCTACTTATGTAAATAACAGAGCAAATATTCAGGCTCTTAAAGACCTTGGCTGTGACTACATCCTTGCCACCACAGCAGTAGGTTCATTGAAAGAAGAAATCGACCGTGGACATCTGGTCATTATAGATCAATTCATAGATTTTACCCGCAGACGAGATCTAACTTTTCATGAAACATTTGAGCCGCATGCGCCAGCACACACACCAATGGCTGAACCTTTCGACAATTTTCTGCGTGATAAAATGAGTGAATCGTGCCGGGATCTCGGAATTACGACTCACGACAAAGGAACAGTTGTCACTATTGAAGGCCCGCGTTTTTCAACTCGGGCAGAATCCCACATGTTTCGTGCATGGGGAGCTGATATCATCAACATGAGCACAGCACCGGAAGCGATTTTGGCAAATGAAGCCGGAATTCCATACGCAGCAGTCGCCATGTCTACGGATTATGACTGCTGGAAAACCGATGAAGAGCCTGTCACATGGGATGATATCCTCAAAATTTTTCAGGAAAATGCCCAGAAAGTTACTTCAATGCTGATTAAAACCATTGAAAAAATAGGCTGA
- a CDS encoding amidohydrolase: MSLLECDLIIYGSSVITQDENRSIINDGAITVTGKTISDVGPKSEIDRKWTASKTLDAGKSILMPGMINSHTHVPMTLMRGVADDLPLLTWLHDYIFPIEAGLNKELVELGAHLGCAEMIAGGTTAFLDGYMHEDAVGKAVDESGMKAVLGEGFFEFPSPFFKTAEQAWEVMEVLHERFSKHDRISISITPHAVFTTNPDQLVESMELAEKLDVPWQIHCAESIPETELTLKKFGKRPLEILRDNGLLTARTRIHHCVDVTEQEIALLSSSGTMVSHNPQSNLKLGSGICPLTKLLDAGITVGLGTDGAASNNDLNMFEEMRTAALLQKGILQDPTAIPAQTALDLATVNSADFLGLTDTGSIKPGMKADIIAINMNKMHLKPVYNPLSHVVYCVGAQDVSLTICDGKVLYHDGKHFTVDIETVSHEAEKAVKWALSRLKNH, encoded by the coding sequence ATGTCTCTTCTTGAATGTGACCTGATCATTTACGGCTCCAGTGTTATTACACAGGATGAAAACCGATCCATTATCAACGACGGTGCAATAACAGTTACTGGGAAAACGATTTCCGATGTAGGGCCGAAGTCTGAAATAGACCGAAAATGGACCGCCTCAAAGACTCTGGATGCTGGAAAATCGATTCTAATGCCCGGAATGATCAATTCACACACTCACGTACCCATGACACTAATGCGAGGCGTAGCAGACGACCTCCCACTGCTTACATGGCTGCATGACTACATCTTTCCTATTGAAGCCGGGCTGAATAAAGAACTGGTCGAACTGGGAGCGCATCTTGGTTGCGCAGAAATGATAGCAGGAGGGACTACAGCTTTTCTTGACGGCTACATGCACGAAGATGCTGTAGGCAAAGCGGTTGACGAATCAGGTATGAAAGCTGTTTTAGGTGAAGGTTTTTTCGAATTCCCATCCCCTTTTTTTAAAACAGCAGAACAGGCATGGGAAGTCATGGAAGTTTTGCACGAACGTTTTTCAAAACATGACAGAATCAGTATTTCCATAACCCCGCATGCAGTTTTTACAACCAACCCTGATCAACTGGTTGAAAGCATGGAACTGGCTGAAAAACTGGATGTGCCTTGGCAGATACATTGTGCGGAGTCTATTCCCGAAACAGAACTTACTTTAAAAAAATTCGGCAAAAGACCTCTTGAAATTCTGCGCGATAACGGTCTATTAACAGCCCGAACCAGAATTCATCACTGCGTTGACGTGACTGAACAAGAAATAGCGCTGCTAAGTTCATCAGGAACAATGGTTTCGCACAACCCACAGAGCAATCTTAAGCTTGGGTCAGGCATTTGTCCTCTGACGAAGTTGCTTGACGCAGGAATTACAGTAGGCCTCGGGACTGACGGAGCCGCCAGTAATAACGACCTGAATATGTTTGAAGAAATGCGGACAGCGGCACTGTTGCAAAAAGGAATCCTTCAAGATCCTACAGCAATCCCCGCTCAGACTGCACTTGATCTGGCAACTGTCAACAGCGCTGATTTTCTAGGCTTAACCGACACTGGAAGCATAAAGCCGGGAATGAAAGCTGATATTATTGCTATAAATATGAACAAAATGCACCTGAAACCAGTATACAATCCCCTATCTCACGTTGTATACTGCGTCGGCGCTCAGGATGTAAGCCTCACAATTTGTGATGGAAAGGTTCTTTATCACGACGGTAAACATTTTACTGTTGATATCGAAACGGTCTCGCATGAAGCTGAAAAGGCCGTAAAATGGGCGCTCAGTAGACTTAAAAATCATTAA
- a CDS encoding PxxKW family cysteine-rich protein has protein sequence MSKKNAKLHALDGAEMTAEGLSFKGTILEPVVEQCEGCERAIEFDSKNYCPSYAQPAKKWSHGVCNFATHARAGVDKEGKVKVNPLKASKRAARGR, from the coding sequence ATGTCTAAAAAGAATGCTAAATTACATGCACTTGACGGTGCTGAAATGACTGCAGAAGGTCTGTCTTTCAAAGGAACCATCTTGGAACCTGTTGTTGAACAGTGTGAAGGATGCGAACGTGCTATTGAATTCGATAGCAAAAACTACTGCCCAAGCTACGCTCAGCCTGCCAAAAAATGGAGTCACGGCGTATGTAACTTCGCAACTCACGCACGTGCAGGAGTTGACAAAGAAGGTAAAGTCAAGGTTAACCCATTGAAAGCTTCCAAGCGTGCAGCACGCGGCCGGTAG
- a CDS encoding M20 family metallo-hydrolase, which translates to MPGQLLSKIDALKDTALELHSKLVSIPAIGPTNNGGGEKDKADYLTSYLKEHGFGEVKSYNAPDDRVECGYRPNLVTILPGQDRSKTLWIISHMDVVPVGDLSLWNNDPFTLVQDGDDIYGRGTEDNHQGIVSSILAARALKECGMTPGCNVGLIFVSDEETGSEYGLEYMLKEHENLFKKNDLFLVPDSGSADSSMVEVAEKSTVWLKVTVEGKQCHASTPEHGVNSLVAAAALIVEIPELHFHFDEQDELFSPPYSTFIPTKKEANVENINTMPGKDVFYIDCRVLPNYDLKEVIEQVEGMGNYVAEEFGVKVTVEIDTKNQAAPQTSIDAEIVEKTIFAIKEIYGVDAKACGIGGGTVAAHLRERGYQAVVWSTLLNQAHQPNEKGSLANTLGDAKVMVLLPF; encoded by the coding sequence ATGCCCGGTCAGCTTCTGTCTAAAATCGATGCACTGAAAGATACCGCCCTTGAACTCCATTCTAAACTGGTTTCAATACCTGCAATCGGCCCGACTAATAACGGCGGAGGAGAAAAGGATAAGGCTGATTATCTTACTTCCTATCTCAAAGAGCACGGTTTCGGAGAAGTTAAATCTTACAATGCCCCGGACGACAGGGTTGAATGCGGCTACAGACCGAATCTTGTAACGATTCTACCCGGACAGGACAGATCTAAGACTCTCTGGATTATTTCACACATGGATGTTGTACCGGTCGGCGACTTAAGTCTTTGGAACAATGATCCCTTTACTCTTGTTCAGGACGGCGATGACATTTACGGACGCGGAACAGAAGATAATCACCAAGGCATCGTCAGCTCTATTTTAGCCGCACGCGCTTTAAAAGAATGCGGCATGACTCCGGGTTGCAACGTCGGTCTGATCTTTGTTTCCGACGAAGAAACAGGCAGCGAATACGGTCTCGAATACATGCTTAAAGAGCATGAAAATTTATTTAAAAAGAATGATCTTTTTCTTGTTCCTGATTCCGGCTCTGCGGATTCAAGCATGGTGGAAGTTGCGGAAAAAAGTACAGTATGGCTGAAAGTTACAGTTGAAGGTAAGCAGTGTCATGCCTCAACACCTGAACACGGTGTAAACTCACTTGTTGCAGCAGCTGCCCTGATTGTTGAAATTCCTGAACTTCATTTCCACTTTGACGAACAGGATGAACTTTTCTCTCCTCCCTACTCTACTTTTATCCCGACTAAAAAAGAAGCAAACGTTGAAAATATTAATACCATGCCGGGCAAAGATGTTTTCTACATTGATTGTAGAGTGCTCCCTAATTACGACCTTAAAGAAGTTATTGAACAGGTCGAAGGGATGGGAAATTATGTAGCTGAAGAATTCGGGGTAAAGGTTACAGTTGAAATAGACACCAAAAATCAGGCCGCACCTCAAACCTCAATCGATGCTGAAATTGTTGAAAAAACAATATTCGCGATCAAAGAAATTTACGGTGTTGACGCCAAAGCCTGCGGAATCGGCGGTGGCACTGTTGCCGCTCATCTGCGTGAACGCGGTTATCAGGCCGTTGTATGGTCAACTCTCCTTAATCAGGCTCATCAGCCTAATGAAAAAGGATCTCTGGCTAACACTCTCGGCGACGCAAAAGTTATGGTTCTTCTCCCCTTTTAA